The sequence TCACACAATTGCTTTTTGAGACTTTGGATACTTTTACAGTTTAATTTGCAAACAGAATTTTTATAACAAATTGTTTTTAACCAAATCATATCTTGAAAACTGTTTATATAGAAAACCCAGGGAATAAAGTAAACTGTTCACTGTGGAAGGCCTTAAATTACATTATTACAGTAGAAAATACAGGAGGTAGAAGATAACTGAAAAGATAAATGCAACATCAGATTCAAATCTATAGCTCCTGTAGCTACTTAAAACATGGTTGTAGAAACTAAACCCAACATTTTCAGTAACCACAGaaacagttaaaataaaatttgccatgAAAGCCCTTATATCATGCTTGATATAGGGAGGTAGGAAGATGTAAGAACCAGGACACATGAGACATGACACTTTATCTACAACTCCTGTTTGCTTTACTGAGGGTGTAGTTTCAAAATTCAGTCACCTTCTTCAGCTTCAGACTCAGATTCTTCTTCAGCATTTTTGAGCCACTCTACAAACTTTTTCATTTGCTCAAGGAAGACACTTTTCCCTTTTGCAACATGTGCATCTTTATACCACTTCAGAATGGGCTCTTCACTCAGGACTTCAGCTTTATAAAAAAGCACCACTATTTTCTGGAAGGCTTTCATGAAATGAATGTTGTCATAACAATACTCCTGAATCTTCAGCAACAGAGTCAGCTCAGACTGACCTTGAGTAGTAAAGGCAGCAAGTAGAGGGCTGTATTGCTTCAAGTGCTTGATGGCTTGCTCTGCTACAAGCTCCTCTTTTTTGTTCCATTCCACAGTGCTCATTACACTTGACCAGACTATTCCAATGACAACTGGTTctggtatgttgttttttttcatctcctccttgACATACAAAATGATATCCTTAAATGGATCCCCACGTGACATCTGTTCTTGAAGTTCTTTCTGGAGCTCTTTTCGAGCTCCTATGGTTTGCTGATTCCGAACATACTCGGAAAGCTCTTTCAAGCCTGCCTCAGTAAAATACTTTGTGAAGTGTTCAACGCTTTGTTTATTGGCAGGAAAAAGTTCCATTAGTCTGTTATCCATGCTGACTTTCCGAAGACTTGCAGCTACTGCATTGATATCTTTTTCATTTATCCACGATTTAAAGAGCTTTACAGCAAAAGCTGCTGAAACCCCTTCTTTAACCAAATTCTCATTATAAAGGCTATTGAGGATGGATGCATTAAGTGTCCCGTTAGCCAGAAGAACACCAGTCAACATAGCCAGCTTGTTCCTTTCCGACTCTGAAAAACCTTTTAAGAACAGCAGCAGCTTTTTAACTTCATCTTCAAAACCTTTCTCCAAGTATTTGTAGCGCCTGATTAACTTGTTAAAAACCTGAGCAAATGCTTGCATGGTCTCTAGGTCTTCTTGTGCTGCGAACACACAGACATCTGTAcgcatcatgtcatctgccagTGTACCACCTGGGGCCAGCATTCCACCAGCCACCAGAATGTCAAAGAGTGTTTCTGCATATCGGCGATAATCAAGTTTTGCTCCAGAAGCATCAAGAAACTTTGCTACTGCTTCCAAATCAGTACCAGTTTCAGTTAAGCCTTGAATAATACAGTCCTGAAACTGAGTAGGGTCAAACctctctttttcatctcttttcctagTTTTGAAACGCTGGCCTGATAGCGTTGGCTTTTGCTGCTTTTGATTATTCATAAAAGACACCCGAATTTAAGGCGAAGAGGAAAGAGCCAGAAATCTCCGATGTGGCGGCAACTGCGGCGGCGTCTCTTCTGCTTTCATAGATTTTTAATGCAACAATAAGGTGAACCATTTTGTATAAACACCATTCCTGGGTATTGTGAAGATGTCTTTTCCAAAATTGCTTCCCATCAGGATTACACTTGGGAAATTGTGTAAGAATATTTACGATTTCTTTAAACTTTACTTTCAGGCAAGATGTTGGGGCCACTGACCCCAggagctgtaaaatgggaaggcCATTTGCTACCTATCAACAAAGGGCAATTAATTCACTTTTCCATCTTAAATGATGACACACTGCTTGAGTCAGAGTTAGAAAGGAGTAGTTTCCCAATTCTTCTGATGGCTCAGTTTTTACTagagggcatttctctctgattatctctctcttctctcagcATCCtcttcttatttcatttccttatcaTAAAATTGAATGATAAATAGTAGATATATGGTTAGAAGTAATGAGGCCAGGAGAGAAGAAAATTATTCCAGTTAATTTTTTCTGAGACTCGGGCCTGTTAAGGTATCTGAAGAAGCAAAGTCAATGTTAAGAATAATCCATATTGCATGAACTGTGAGTATATTAAAGGTATATTTGGAGCAGACTGAAAAACTTTAGCCAAAGAGTATTTATTACCTAATAGTTGTCATCCTGGAAAGTGTAGTGGTTAAGAATGAAGTAACCTGACAAATGATTCTGTCCTTGATCTTGTTCTCTTCAGCCTTTTTCAATAACTTGGATAATGCTAACCAAAACAGGCTGATCAGATTTATAGATGACATTTAACTGGGAACAACACTAATAAACTTGTTAATTGAACCAAGATTAAAAATGATGCAGGAGGATGGGTCAAAACCATAAGGGCATTTCAAAAGGGTAAAATTCTatatttagattaaaaaaaaatcaacagcacATATCCAATGTTGGGGGAAACCTGGCTTGTTAGAAGTTCCTGAACAAGTTACATGAGATACAAATTCAAGATAAGAAATTCAGTAGGAGCATAGAATGGACTGTTTTTTAACAAAAAGCCAGGGCCATCCTAGGCAGCAATgatagatgttttttttttttttttatctagtcCAAGGAGGGGAAGATGGAATCAGTTCATTAGTTCACTGTCCTCTGGATGGGTTTGACCAAACGTATAGTGTGGTTCTCAATCCTAGACACCAAATTCATAGACTGACATTTGACAGACTGGAACATATCCAGAGGGACATGGCCAGGGTGGTGAAGGGACTGGAAATAATATCATTTCTATAAAGAACAGCTGGTGCTTGGGGTGAATAGCCTGAAGAAGAAAAGGCACAGGCAGATGGGATGCATATCTTCAGATGTTTGAAGACCTGccagagagaagagggagcagaAATTTTCTGTGAACTTTGggcaaaaaaaagagaaggatatACAGGTGGTTAaggtgaattgtacacttaaaaatggttaattttatattctgtgaatttcatctcaattaaaagaaaaaagttatagGGAAGCagatttattttcaatataataaagaaatttctaataaagAGAGCCATCCAAAAGCAGAACCCACTGcttttttcaatgcaattttattgagatataatcacataacatacaatcattcaaagtgtacaatcagttgttcacagtgttgtcatatagttgtgcttcatcaacacaatcaaactttgaacattttcattattccaaaaaataaaataaaaattaaaataaaaaacatccaaaacatctcattcccctcctccccccattgttcgtttactttttaaaataccatttaattaagatatattcacacaccctacagtcatccacagtgtacaatcagttattcacagcaccatcatacagttgtgcattcatcaccagaatcaatttttgaatctttttcttacccaaaaataaaaataaaagcaaaaagaacccctaactctttccatcccctccatcccaccctagtcttcatctaatttttgtccccatttttccagtcATCTGtgcattcactggataaagggagtgtgagccacagggttttcatagtcacacagtgACACTCTGCAACCTTcatggttatacaatcgtcttcaagaatcaaggtcactgggttgcagctcaacagccccaggtatttccctctagccattccaacacaccaaagactaaaaggtgatatttgTATAGTGCataataccctccagagtgacccctcgactccattagaaatctttcagccactggaaccttattttgtttcatctctcctccccactctgatcaagaagatcctctcaatcccttagtgctgggtccaggctcatccctgggagtcatgtcccacattgccagggggattcacacctctgggagtcacatcccacgtaggggggaaggcagtgggttcacctgccaagtgggcttagagagagagggggccattTCTGAGCAGCAACTAATAAACTTGTTAATTGAACCAAGGCACAAtcataagtgggcttagcctctcccttgcagcaaatAGCCTCAAGGGGGaaggcccccagattgagggctcggtCCACTAAATtagcagtcctcaatgtttgcgggaaaatcagcaatagcccaggtggggaagtccaacacttccacatttctccccagctccttgggggccccacaaatacacttatactctctgcccatatcactctaggatatgtcaggatttcaccccagcctgtacaaactcaccaaatcccacttcgcGCCCAAAGCTCCAtgtacctatggtgttcaaacaaactgattttacaagttaaattatctagtgtgctatagaaaatatagatcctgaccagataaacatctcctcccttggtgtcacacataagttgtagttttaaaacccagtcagtatcatcctttacccttggccctgatttgccttagtcctaatcagatcctcttcgttcatatctctaattaaagtctgaattctttttcagctctttcaacagttgcaatatgggttaatactgacattcatatctgccaggTTCTAGCtttgagtctcatgtgtcacacaattacccaaagttccagagactgaccaggttatacacaagttGCTtggcatctcaggatttagagataaccgctacaactcaggaataaatgtgactgctgtaagagcttataatctaggaaccattacaataaacatttccctgataagctgtgctctaagattcagttctcagagttcacacattataattagtccatattagtgaggcattataatgcttgtcctcttgtttctagcatgcttcactcaaaatgctgtactcaagatccgttcacctagttgcatgtctcacagcttcattccttcttgtagctgctcaatttTCTAtagtatgcatacactacagttcaccattctattcatcagtcaatgtacttttaggccacctccatctattgcaaatagtgaatactgctgccatatatACTGGTGCGTAAATGTCCATTCGTGCccctgctctccgatcttccaagtatataccccatactgaggttTCAGGATcttgaaacccccacatacctAGTTTCTTGTGGGACTACcgtactgtcctccagataggctacaccattctacttgcccaccaacagtgaatacatacatctctctctccaagttctttccagcacttgtgtccctctgtttatttttacccCTGTAATTTTATAGGggtatattcaaataccatacaatcatccacagtgtacaatcgtttACAGTATTATCATATGGTTGCACATTTGTCTCCACAATTAGCACTTATACAtgttcattacttaaaaaaaagaaatgaaataaaataataaaaaggataaaaggaaaagtaaaaatgaaatacagcaataaggtcagtcaacaacaccactaccaagaatcccgtatcccTCCCCtacacccctccctcccagacatTCAGCTTTCGTATATTGCCCTtgtcacatttaatgggagcatactaCATTATTGTTAATCacagactccagttgcattggttATATGCTTTCCCCCAATACATTCACCTTTTCAACCTCCTGCAAGGTTgccattcatctgttctcccccatgtaaaaacatttttacatttgtgtatttagtcccctctaggtttcaccaagctacacagtcccagtctctattgtccctccttccctctggtatcacACATGCCCCAAGCCCTCCTCCCTCAATCCCACTCACAGATATCCTTTTTCAGTGCAactacaatactgtgctaccatcacagcactgcactctccatttctggatctatacagtcaatcctgttgagcattcTATAATCCTTAGCATGAAGTGCTTGATCTCTaaccactttctatctcctgataacctgtgttctcagttttaactctcaaagtttgttcattaatgttagttcatattagtgagaccatacaaaacttgtccttttgtttttggctaacttcacttaacataacgtcctcaaggttcatccacattattatatgttttgtgactttgttctgtcttacagctgtgtaatagtccattgtgtgtatataccaaattttgtctatccactcatccactgatagacatctgggctgtttccatctcttggcaattgtgaataatgccactataaacatcagtttacaaatgcccGTTCATATCTTAGCTCTCAGTTCCTCTGGGTGTATACCCAGTAATTGAATTactggatcatacagcaattgtatagttagcttcctgaggaaccatcacactgtcttccagagtggctgcaccattctacattcccactaacagtggataagtgtgcctctttccccaCAACCTCTACacaacttgtaattttctgcttttttttttttttttggataatggccattctggtaggtgtgagatgatatctcattgtggtattgatttgtctttccctgatagccagtgaaattgaacatcttttcatatgtttttgagccatttgtatttcctcttcagaaaaatgtctatctatgtcttttgcccattgtttaattgggttgtttttctttctcttgttgaattgtaggatttctttatatattctggatattaaacccttatctgatatgtggtttccaaatattgtctcccattgcataggctgcatttttacttttctgacaatgtcctttgatgtagaaaagtgtttaatattgaggagatcccatttgtctatttcttctttgattgctcatgctttggatgtaaggtctaggaagccacctcctGTCACTAGATCCTTaaggtatttccctacattttcatctaaAAGTTGTAtgatcttagctctaatgtttagatcCTTAACTcatttgagttaacttttgtataaggtgtcagagaggagtcctctttcattcttttggatatggatatccagttctccaaacatcatgtattgaagaggctgctctgtcccagttgttttggcttgactgccttatgaaagatcaaatgtccatagatgagaggatctatttctgaacactcaatttgattcaattggtcggtatatctatctttatgccagtaccgtgctgttttgaccagctttgctttgtagtatgcttcaaagtcaggtagtgagagacctcccacttccttcctctttctcaagacatttttggctgttTGAGGCACCTTgtcctcccaaataaatttggttactggtttttctatttctgcaaagtaagttgatgggattttaattggtattgcattgaatctataaatcagtttacatagaattgacatcttaactgtgtttaatcttcctatccatgagcatggattgttcttccatttttttaggtcctgtttgatttcttttagcagtttcttatagttgtctctgtataggtcttttgtggccttggttacgtttattcctaaatacttgattcttttggttgctattgtaaatggaatttttttcttgatttcctcctcctgttgcaaattacttgtgtataggaaaactactgatttttgcatgttgatcttgtagcctggcactttgctgtattcatcgattagctctagtaactttgctgtagattattttggattttctgcaAAGAGAGTCATGTAGtctacaaacagtgaaagttttacttcttctccaatttggatgccttttatttctttttcttgcctaattgctctaggtagaacttccatgacaatgttgaatagcaatggtaacagtgggcatccctgtcttgttcctgatcttagagggaaagctttcagtctttctccattgagtatgatgttagatgtgggtttttcatatattgcctttatcatattgagaaaattctgttctattcctatccttcgaagtgttttcatgaagaaaggatgttgagtttcttcaaatgcctttgctgcattgatcgagatcatgtggttcttctgtttCAATTTATTGATGCGGtgttttacattgattttcttttgttgaaccatccttgcatacctggaataaatcccacttgatcatggtgtatcattcttttaatgtgctgctggattcaatttgtgagtattttgttgaggatttttgcatctatattcattgaagagattggtctattttctttatttgcagtaTGTTTCTCttactttggtattagggtgacgttggcttcatagaatgagttaggtagcttcccttcctctttaatttttttgaagaatttgaacaggattgttactaattctttcttgaatgtttggtagaattcacatgtgaagccatgttgtcctgggcttttcttctttgggagcttttaatgactg is a genomic window of Choloepus didactylus isolate mChoDid1 chromosome X, mChoDid1.pri, whole genome shotgun sequence containing:
- the LOC119522951 gene encoding basic leucine zipper and W2 domain-containing protein 1 isoform X1; its protein translation is MNNQKQQKPTLSGQRFKTRKRDEKERFDPTQFQDCIIQGLTETGTDLEAVAKFLDASGAKLDYRRYAETLFDILVAGGMLAPGGTLADDMMRTDVCVFAAQEDLETMQAFAQVFNKLIRRYKYLEKGFEDEVKKLLLFLKGFSESERNKLAMLTGVLLANGTLNASILNSLYNENLVKEGVSAAFAVKLFKSWINEKDINAVAASLRKVSMDNRLMELFPANKQSVEHFTKYFTEAGLKELSEYVRNQQTIGARKELQKELQEQMSRGDPFKDIILYVKEEMKKNNIPEPVVIGIVWSSVMSTVEWNKKEELVAEQAIKHLKQYSPLLAAFTTQGQSELTLLLKIQEYCYDNIHFMKAFQKIVVLFYKAEVLSEEPILKWYKDAHVAKGKSVFLEQMKKFVEWLKNAEEESESEAEEGD
- the LOC119522951 gene encoding basic leucine zipper and W2 domain-containing protein 1 isoform X2; its protein translation is MLLEQNLIIADMQKHSLTFWWLVECWPQVFNKLIRRYKYLEKGFEDEVKKLLLFLKGFSESERNKLAMLTGVLLANGTLNASILNSLYNENLVKEGVSAAFAVKLFKSWINEKDINAVAASLRKVSMDNRLMELFPANKQSVEHFTKYFTEAGLKELSEYVRNQQTIGARKELQKELQEQMSRGDPFKDIILYVKEEMKKNNIPEPVVIGIVWSSVMSTVEWNKKEELVAEQAIKHLKQYSPLLAAFTTQGQSELTLLLKIQEYCYDNIHFMKAFQKIVVLFYKAEVLSEEPILKWYKDAHVAKGKSVFLEQMKKFVEWLKNAEEESESEAEEGD